The segment CAATGACTCTATTTATATTGGAATTTTActcttttcaatcttttttttttaagatttatctatttattttagagacagagggggagagagcacaagaggggtgggcagaggcacagggagagaatctccagcagaccctgtgctgagcacagagcctaacgcGGGGCTCGAatcaccaccctaagatcatgacctgagccaaaatcaagagtcagtggcttaacagactgagccacccaggaacccctctttTCAATCCTTATTACTTCAGTTTGTGCAGCTCTCGGTACCTTTCCTTTTATTAATAATACCAAAGCCTTTTTAGTTCTGTGGTTCTTTGTAATAGAAAGAGTATTGGCATGACGGACATTGGGCTTAAGATCTTAGAACCCTCCTAGTTGTGAATATGTGACAGTCCCCTAATTTGCTGAGTTTCCGTGTcaaaaactgcaaaataaaacTAGAGACAAGGAAAGATAATTGCTATGTTTCCTTTCGGTCCTACCCTCCCTGATTCTATCCTTCTCTCAATATTTTATGGATCTCCGCATGAATGCGCGTATCGGAGCAAGACAGTGGATCAGGGTAGCTGCCATGCACAATAAGGAAAGAAGGGATCCTGATACGACTTGAATATTTGAGTGAATAAGGCtacagagagggagaatgagaaccacttcttcttttttattattttgttgattcAGTTATTTTAACTTCTGCTAATCATGTACGACCCTATGACAGCATTTGGTTAGCTCAGCAGAACTAATTCCAAGTCACGAAAATATTTTGAGACtctatgaaaggaaaaacaaaatgctatTATAACCAGTAAGAActggaaactgaaaaacaaaagggaagttAGAAGAGACAGCATCTTTAGTGGATTATGGataagaataagaattttaaatctagttgaaaaagaaaaagtaaacccCCAAAATGAACATTCATCCACTGAAGTAATCTTTGATCTTTATGTCATATGAAGCATTGTGCTAACTTCAGTAGAATAAGCACTTAAGAACAAGACTCATTTTTACCATCATGAATTTTAAGACCAGAATAATAGATAAGACAGCcatgataataattataatacaagaCAAAATGCATCACTGCATAGAGAATACGAAAGGAGAgtcaaaatacacacacacacacacacgtgcaaatTTAAGAGACTGAAGAACTAATTTCTGATTAGTTATTAGGCTATAAGAGGTTTCAAGGAAGAATAATATTTGAGCTTGTTTTGAAGAATGGCTAGGATTTCAATAGGTAGAGATTAAGGATGCAGGACAAAGGAGGTTAAGGTGAAGGACGTAATTCCAGACAGAAGTAAACAGCATTAGCCTGAATAGTGAGTTGTTCAAGAAAGCTATAAGGTAGGGTGCATTTCCAGGAGTCTTTAGAATTAGGTGAGGGTGATGGCACAAAGGCCAAGAGAATGGAGTGGtagataaagacagagaaaaagatgtTTGGAATTGTTATTTAGAGGTAATTTTAACCCAGTGATGGGGCAGAAGACAAATTCCAAGGggttaaaaaattacaaattacgAAGGGTAAAAAGTGAGTGGTGAGAACAGACTCCGAAACAAGCTAGCacctttgaaaaagagaaactatgCTTAAAAAAGAGACGTAAGGAACATAACATCCCGATGCAAAGTGTGATCCTAGATTGGCTATCACTGTGGACAAATCAGCTATAGAAGATGTTTTGGGGACGGTTGGGAAAAAACTAGATGAAGACTGGTATTCCTTAAGGTAAAATCTTACTGCATAATGTGGAGACtagatgaaaaaggaaagcagtgGCTTTGAACTGGCATATGCGTGccagttcatagcagcattattcacaagagctaaaagatgaaaacaattcagatgtccatcaagagataagtggataggggcgcctgggtagcgcagtcgttgagcgtctgcctttggctcagggcgtgatcccggcatttcaggatcgagtcccacatcgggctcctccgctgggagcctgcttcttcccctcccactcccctgctgtgttctctctctcgctggctgtcacataaataaataaaatctttttttaaaaaaagagataagtggataaacaaaatgcagtatttacatacaatggaatattatgcagccttaaaaaggaaagaaattctgacatatgctaccacatggatgagccttgagaaCATTaagctgaatgaaataagccagacaccagaagacaaatgctgtatgattccatttatatgagatgtcCAGAGTAATCAAATACATAGTAACAGAAAGTAGCATGATggtttgccaggggctgggggaagagggaagtggggagctgtTGTCTAATAGCattagagtttcagttttacaagatgaaaaagttgtgGGGTAattgcacaataatgtgaatttACTTAACCCTGCTGAACTTTATaactaaaaaatttttagaacagtaaattttgtgttatgtgtattttaccataattaaagaatttttaaatatgctcaGAATAATGGAATTCTGTTAAATTttgattaagaaaaatatgtatatgtatatatatatatacacacgtatatatatgaatatatgtgtatatattcatgaataacattaaaaaaacaaacaagaaaaaaatgatggtggTGAGGAAATCaatgcagagagagaaacaactcttgagaaatttgaaagcaaaaggaaaagatgaggTTGTATCTAAAGATATAACTGGGgccgtctgggtggctcagctggttaagtgtctgccttcgactcatgtcatgatctctggatcctgggatcgagccccacacgggggctccctgctcagcggtgagtcttcttctccttctgtccttccccccttcccgctcctgctcctgttctctctcttgctctctttctcaaatgaataaattaaaagtcttaaaaataaaaaaatttaagatataactgaggggtgcttggatggctcagtcggttaagtgtctgcctttgcctcaggtcatgatcatggggtcctgggatggagtccttcatcgggctccctgctacctgcttctccccctcctcctcactcatgttctctcttgctctctctgtctctttcaaataaataaataaaatcttttttcaaaaaaataaagacataactGAGTCTACAGCACCTGTTTTTGTGGTAGTGAGTCATCTGAAAATCTGGTGGGGGGAGTGGCTGGATCTTCTGCCCTCATAGAAATGAGCATATGTAAACTTAAAATCTTACATACCATTTGAGGTGGTGATGGAGCTTCATATAGCCCTTTCGTGGATCTAAAGCTGGGAACCTCTGGTCTAGAAGTTATTGTTTGTCCACAtagcttatttgtttttaatagggAACACCAGGTGAGGAAAGGAACCAGTCCAGAATGAGAAATTGGAGTgcaagaaaggagaaatgtaCACTGATAGGGACTTCCAAATGAAATTATGATTTCCATACACATTTAAATTGATACGGTAGATTTTAATGATCACAGAATGTTTTTGTGTGGTCCAGTGTAAAGTCaaggaataaaaactaaaacagcGCGTGTCAAAAATACACCTTTACAGTTCCACAGCATTATGTGGGAGGGTTATAATTCTAAggatatgctttaaaaaaaagatacttttaatatttttgtttatatttttatagaagttTAGCAATGGAGCCTTTCTCTGCAGACAACAATTCAACGGACCTACCCTCACAGCCCTGGTATGAACCCCAAGTCATTCTCTCCATGGTCATTCTCAGCCTCACTTTCTTATTGGGCTTGCCGGGCAACGCGCTAGTGCTGTGGGTGGCTGGCCTAAAGATGCAGCGGACGGTGAACACGGTTTGGTTTCTCCATCTCACGCTGGCGGACTTCCTCTGCTGCCTCTCCTTGCCCTTCTTGCTGGCTCACTTGGCTCTCCAAGGACACTGGCCCTATGGCTGGCTCCTATGCAAGCTCATCCCCTCCATCATCATCCTCAACATGTTTGCCAGCGTCTTCCTGCTGACTGCTATTAGCCTGGATCGTTGTCTTTTGGTCCTCAAGCCAGTCTGGTGCCAGAATCACCGCAATGTGGGGACAGCCTTCACTATCTGCGGATGTATATGGGTGGTGGCTTTTGTAATGTGTATACCTGTGTTCATGTACCGGGAGACATTCGTGGTAGACAACAATGAGATGTGTGGCTACAGTTTTGGTCTCTACAGCTCATTAGATTATTCAGACTTCACCATGGATCTACTGGAAAATGGGTCTCTTGACAACTCCATGGTGCAGCTGCCTGGAGAAATGGATGATAGATTAGAGTCTTTCTCTTTACAAACAAATGATCTTCCTTGGACAGCCACCACTATCCTCTATTCTCAAACATTTCAAAGACCTTCTGGAGAGTCACTCCCTGTGGATTCAGCTACATTATCTGATCAACATctgtattataatttatttaaacctgCTGATGAGGTCTCATCTCTAATCCCCAATGGGTTTCCCACTGAAGATCACAGAACTGACCCACCAGATAACTCTGAGACTTTTCTCTCTACTGATTTAGAGCTTTACTCTGATATTTCCAGCAATTCCTTATATGCATATGAGCTACCCCAAGATTTCCAGGATGATGATTTAGGCCAGTTTTCATATGACAATCAAGTACTAACACCCCTGATGGCAATAATCATCACTAGACTAGTGGTGGGTTTCCTTCTGCCCTTTATTGTCATGGTGACCTGTTATGGCCTCATTATCTTCCGGATGCGACGGGGCCGCTTCACCAAGACTTGGATCAAAACCTTCCAAGTGGCTATGGCTGTGGTGGTTGTCTTCTGTGTCTGCTGGGCTCCATACCACATTGTTGGAGTCCTATCATTGTTTTTTGACCCAGAAACTCCCTTTGGAGA is part of the Ailuropoda melanoleuca isolate Jingjing chromosome 16, ASM200744v2, whole genome shotgun sequence genome and harbors:
- the C3AR1 gene encoding C3a anaphylatoxin chemotactic receptor, giving the protein MEPFSADNNSTDLPSQPWYEPQVILSMVILSLTFLLGLPGNALVLWVAGLKMQRTVNTVWFLHLTLADFLCCLSLPFLLAHLALQGHWPYGWLLCKLIPSIIILNMFASVFLLTAISLDRCLLVLKPVWCQNHRNVGTAFTICGCIWVVAFVMCIPVFMYRETFVVDNNEMCGYSFGLYSSLDYSDFTMDLLENGSLDNSMVQLPGEMDDRLESFSLQTNDLPWTATTILYSQTFQRPSGESLPVDSATLSDQHLYYNLFKPADEVSSLIPNGFPTEDHRTDPPDNSETFLSTDLELYSDISSNSLYAYELPQDFQDDDLGQFSYDNQVLTPLMAIIITRLVVGFLLPFIVMVTCYGLIIFRMRRGRFTKTWIKTFQVAMAVVVVFCVCWAPYHIVGVLSLFFDPETPFGEALLSWDHVSIALASANSCFNPFLYALLGKDFRKKAKQSMKGILEAAFSEDLTHSTSCPQSKVFLERNSISTTV